Proteins from a genomic interval of Bradyrhizobium sp. CCGB01:
- a CDS encoding response regulator transcription factor translates to MRILLVEDEAEMAGALASALKRYDMVVDHVPTLAEAEEAISSDVHAAVLLDRQLPDGDGLSLIPKLRARADGVPIIVLTARGELADRITGLDSGADDYLAKPFAVEELLARLRAVLRRPAGLTPDVIRAGRLTFDVGHREASIDGQSFELPRRELLVLEALIRRMGRTVLRSALEEAVYNFDDEIQSNALDTHISRLRRKLAEADAGVEIHGIRGVGYLLKKLP, encoded by the coding sequence ATGCGGATTTTGCTCGTCGAGGATGAAGCGGAGATGGCCGGCGCATTGGCGTCGGCCTTGAAGCGCTACGACATGGTGGTGGATCACGTGCCCACGCTGGCCGAGGCGGAAGAGGCAATCTCCTCCGACGTCCATGCCGCCGTCCTGCTCGACCGTCAGCTGCCAGACGGCGACGGCCTTTCCCTGATCCCAAAACTTCGCGCGCGCGCCGACGGCGTGCCGATCATCGTCCTGACCGCACGCGGCGAGCTCGCCGACCGCATCACCGGGCTCGACAGCGGCGCGGACGATTATCTGGCAAAGCCGTTTGCGGTCGAAGAATTGCTGGCACGCCTGCGCGCCGTGTTGCGTCGGCCCGCCGGCCTCACGCCGGACGTGATCCGCGCCGGCCGCCTCACCTTCGATGTCGGCCATCGCGAAGCCAGTATCGACGGTCAGTCGTTCGAGCTGCCGCGCCGCGAATTGCTGGTGCTCGAAGCCCTGATCCGCCGCATGGGCCGGACCGTGCTGCGCTCGGCGCTGGAAGAGGCCGTCTACAATTTCGATGACGAGATCCAGTCGAACGCCTTGGACACCCACATCTCGCGGCTGCGGCGCAAGCTTGCCGAGGCCGATGCCGGCGTGGAAATCCACGGCATTCGTGGCGTCGGCTATCTCCTGAAGAAGCTGCCATGA
- a CDS encoding CoA ester lyase, translating to MTVQRKFPVWRSALFVPANVERFVVKAVERGADALIIDLEDSVPLAEKANARKLIPGIVKRFRDTGSSDVMVRINQPLELAVPDLEAAVIAGVDAIKITKVEGAEHLRLLDEMVTRLEIERGLPVGKIWFVGLIEAPGPLARAHDIARSIPRLAGISLGAEDYATAIGAKPTEETLLMPKQQVVQAARAAGIMPLGTIGSVADFSDLEGYTRIVRRSADFGFVGSACIHPSLVPILNAGFSPSAKEVADAERIVELNKQAAAEGRASFAIDGKMIDIPIVQRAEALLERAQAIAARAHRPR from the coding sequence ATGACAGTTCAACGAAAATTCCCCGTCTGGCGCTCCGCGCTGTTCGTGCCCGCGAACGTCGAGCGGTTCGTCGTCAAGGCCGTCGAGCGTGGCGCGGACGCACTGATCATCGATCTCGAGGACAGCGTGCCGCTTGCCGAAAAGGCGAACGCCCGAAAGCTGATCCCGGGCATCGTGAAGCGTTTTCGCGACACCGGAAGTTCGGACGTCATGGTGCGCATCAACCAGCCGCTCGAACTGGCGGTGCCCGATCTGGAAGCGGCTGTCATCGCCGGCGTGGACGCGATCAAGATCACCAAGGTCGAAGGTGCCGAGCATCTCCGCCTGCTCGACGAAATGGTGACCAGACTGGAGATCGAGCGCGGGTTGCCCGTCGGCAAGATCTGGTTCGTCGGCCTGATCGAGGCGCCCGGTCCGCTCGCCAGGGCCCATGACATCGCGCGATCAATCCCGCGGCTGGCGGGCATCTCGCTGGGTGCGGAAGATTACGCCACCGCGATCGGCGCCAAGCCGACCGAGGAGACCCTGTTGATGCCGAAGCAGCAGGTGGTGCAGGCAGCACGCGCCGCCGGCATCATGCCGCTCGGCACCATCGGTTCAGTCGCCGATTTCTCCGACCTCGAGGGATACACAAGGATCGTCAGGCGTTCGGCCGACTTTGGCTTCGTGGGCTCGGCCTGTATCCACCCGTCGCTGGTGCCGATCCTCAATGCGGGCTTCAGCCCGTCGGCCAAGGAGGTTGCGGATGCCGAGCGCATCGTCGAACTCAACAAGCAGGCGGCCGCCGAGGGACGCGCATCCTTCGCCATCGACGGCAAGATGATCGATATTCCGATCGTGCAGCGGGCCGAAGCGCTGCTTGAACGCGCGCAGGCAATCGCCGCCCGCGCGCATCGCCCCCGCTGA
- a CDS encoding ABC transporter ATP-binding protein, with protein sequence MAELLIENLHKRFGPVKAIDDVNIHVADGEFVTLLGPSGCGKSTTLGAIAGLDQPTSGRIRVGNKTYFDGQKGIFLPPEARHCGLVFQSYALWPHMTVYDNVVFPLKLRKVSTADCKRRVEESLALVEMESFQDRYPHQLSGGQQQRVALARTLVYQPEILLLDEPLSNLDAKLRDRARTWLAELRTRLGLTTIYVTHDQVEALALSDRIVVMNGGRISQIGSPQEIYTRPADSFVADFIGTTNFLNGDVVGAPDGDGQTLVSLADGQRVLIKSDKRPSPGDKVTFAYRPEQMRLAAANDQAIGGSIVEADVVSHSYVGGRWQIGLSVGGNQIRIETQDATPDRRLRLWLPVTGGILFTERNHGKSH encoded by the coding sequence ATGGCTGAGTTGCTGATCGAGAACCTGCACAAGCGGTTCGGGCCGGTCAAGGCGATCGACGACGTCAACATCCACGTTGCGGACGGCGAGTTCGTCACGCTGCTGGGTCCGTCGGGGTGCGGCAAGTCGACGACCCTCGGCGCCATTGCCGGACTGGATCAGCCGACGAGCGGACGGATCCGTGTCGGCAACAAGACCTATTTCGACGGCCAAAAGGGCATTTTCCTGCCGCCAGAAGCCCGCCATTGCGGATTGGTGTTCCAGAGCTACGCCTTGTGGCCGCACATGACGGTCTACGACAACGTCGTGTTTCCGCTCAAGCTGCGCAAGGTGTCGACCGCCGATTGCAAGCGCCGCGTCGAGGAGAGCCTCGCTCTCGTCGAGATGGAGAGCTTTCAGGATCGCTATCCGCATCAGCTCTCGGGCGGCCAGCAGCAGCGTGTGGCACTCGCGCGAACGCTGGTCTACCAGCCCGAAATCCTGCTGCTCGACGAACCCCTGTCGAACCTCGACGCAAAGCTGCGCGACCGTGCCCGGACCTGGCTTGCCGAACTGCGCACGCGCCTCGGCCTGACGACGATCTACGTGACGCACGACCAGGTCGAAGCACTAGCCCTGTCCGACCGCATCGTGGTCATGAATGGCGGCCGCATCAGTCAGATCGGCTCGCCCCAGGAGATCTACACGCGGCCGGCAGACAGTTTCGTGGCCGACTTCATCGGAACGACCAATTTTCTGAACGGCGACGTGGTCGGGGCGCCCGACGGCGATGGGCAGACGCTGGTCAGTCTCGCCGACGGCCAGCGCGTCCTGATCAAGTCCGACAAACGTCCGTCCCCGGGCGACAAGGTGACGTTTGCCTATCGTCCCGAGCAGATGCGCCTGGCAGCGGCCAACGATCAGGCCATCGGAGGTTCGATCGTCGAGGCCGACGTGGTCAGCCATTCCTACGTTGGCGGCCGCTGGCAAATCGGATTGAGCGTCGGCGGAAACCAGATCCGCATCGAAACCCAGGACGCAACGCCTGACCGCCGGTTGCGCCTGTGGCTGCCTGTCACCGGCGGCATCCTGTTTACAGAACGGAACCATGGCAAATCCCACTGA
- a CDS encoding HAMP domain-containing sensor histidine kinase → MSKHDDPYCLRSRLSWRLLSLQAAILVALIAVVLAGLCASGFALAERDEDRVIDVVQRAIARDAQGGLMLRQTPELKQLRGETPDLWFQVRDKQGHSLSEGVVPAEFAAIGGGLDQISQARLGWQLFEDDPRKPAARLKRVDTDAGNVQIITATQGRLTGTKALFMTSLAFLGIALPGLLLMGTATFIATPMIVQRAFRGLDTTADEARRIDIHQRGARLSVAQIPLEVVPLVTAINDALARLDQGYARHKRFVADAAHELRTPIAILNTRLESLPSSPDKTRLLEDSARLATLAEQLLDIQRLDRCGHPFTRVDLVAIAQSAAADLAPLAIAAGYELALDAPATPVETIGDAAALERALTNLVQNAIQHGPRRGTIGIRVSKPACIEVTDEGPGIPADQREMIFEPFYRLAPLDRGAGLGLNMVREIVLLHGGHVTVTDGPNGGTCFRMTLAPARQS, encoded by the coding sequence ATGAGCAAGCACGACGATCCCTATTGCCTGCGCTCGCGGCTCAGCTGGCGCCTCCTCTCGCTCCAGGCCGCCATTCTGGTTGCGCTGATTGCGGTCGTCCTCGCCGGGCTGTGCGCATCCGGCTTCGCGCTGGCCGAGCGGGATGAAGATCGCGTGATCGACGTCGTGCAACGCGCGATCGCGCGCGACGCGCAAGGCGGCCTGATGCTGCGCCAGACGCCCGAACTGAAGCAGCTGCGTGGTGAAACGCCCGATCTCTGGTTTCAGGTCCGCGACAAGCAGGGACACTCGCTCAGCGAGGGCGTCGTGCCGGCCGAATTCGCCGCGATCGGCGGCGGTCTCGACCAGATTAGCCAGGCACGGCTCGGCTGGCAGCTGTTCGAGGACGATCCGCGCAAGCCGGCCGCCCGTCTGAAGCGCGTCGATACCGACGCCGGCAATGTGCAGATTATCACGGCGACCCAGGGGCGGCTCACCGGCACCAAGGCGTTGTTCATGACATCGCTTGCGTTCCTCGGTATCGCCCTGCCCGGTCTGCTCCTGATGGGAACGGCGACCTTCATTGCGACACCGATGATCGTGCAGCGTGCCTTCCGGGGGCTCGACACCACGGCGGACGAGGCACGACGCATTGACATCCATCAGCGCGGCGCGCGGCTGTCGGTCGCGCAAATTCCGCTGGAGGTCGTGCCGCTCGTCACTGCGATCAACGACGCGCTGGCGCGACTCGACCAGGGCTATGCCCGCCACAAGCGCTTCGTCGCCGACGCCGCGCACGAGTTGCGCACGCCAATCGCGATCCTGAACACGCGCCTGGAATCACTTCCGTCAAGCCCGGACAAGACCCGTCTGCTGGAGGATTCCGCCCGGCTGGCGACGCTTGCCGAGCAATTGCTCGACATCCAGCGGCTCGACCGCTGCGGCCATCCATTCACACGCGTGGACCTCGTCGCGATTGCGCAAAGCGCGGCCGCCGATCTTGCACCGCTGGCCATTGCCGCCGGGTACGAGCTGGCCCTCGATGCCCCTGCAACACCGGTCGAGACGATCGGCGACGCGGCGGCCCTGGAGCGGGCGCTGACCAATCTCGTGCAGAATGCGATCCAGCACGGCCCTCGCCGCGGCACGATCGGCATTCGCGTCAGCAAGCCCGCATGCATCGAGGTCACCGATGAAGGCCCCGGCATTCCAGCCGATCAGCGCGAGATGATCTTCGAGCCGTTCTACCGGCTCGCGCCGCTCGACCGCGGCGCCGGCCTCGGCCTCAACATGGTGCGCGAGATCGTGCTCCTGCACGGCGGCCACGTCACGGTCACCGACGGGCCGAACGGCGGGACGTGCTTCAGGATGACTCTGGCGCCGGCCCGGCAGAGCTGA
- the kdsA gene encoding 3-deoxy-8-phosphooctulonate synthase, which produces MSSSTSAAPVVTIGTVKFGNDLPISIIAGPCQLESRQHALEVASALKEIAARLKVGLVYKTSFDKANRTSASAARGLGLAQSLPIFAEIRASLGLPVLTDVHDAAQCAEVAQAVDVLQIPAFLCRQTDLLLAAAATGKVVNVKKGQFLAPWDMANVVTKITSANNANVLVTERGASFGYNTLVSDMRALPILARTTGAPVIFDATHSVQQPGGKGTSSGGEREFVPVLARAAVAVGVAGVFVETHPDPDNAPSDGPNMVPLREFEGLIRTLMAFDALAKNPR; this is translated from the coding sequence TTGAGCTCTTCGACGTCAGCGGCGCCCGTCGTCACCATTGGCACGGTCAAATTCGGCAATGATCTGCCGATCTCGATCATTGCCGGACCGTGCCAGCTCGAAAGCCGCCAGCATGCGCTGGAGGTGGCCTCCGCGCTGAAGGAGATCGCCGCGCGGCTGAAGGTCGGCCTCGTCTACAAGACCTCGTTCGACAAGGCGAACCGCACCAGCGCGTCCGCTGCGCGCGGTCTTGGCCTCGCGCAGTCGCTGCCGATCTTCGCCGAGATCCGCGCCTCGCTCGGCCTGCCGGTGCTGACCGACGTGCATGATGCTGCGCAGTGCGCCGAGGTGGCGCAAGCCGTGGACGTCCTCCAGATCCCGGCCTTCCTGTGCCGGCAGACCGATCTGCTGCTTGCGGCCGCCGCGACGGGCAAGGTCGTCAACGTCAAGAAGGGGCAATTCCTCGCGCCCTGGGACATGGCCAATGTCGTGACCAAGATCACGAGCGCGAACAATGCCAACGTGCTCGTCACCGAACGCGGCGCCTCGTTCGGCTACAACACGCTGGTCTCCGACATGCGCGCGCTGCCGATCCTGGCGCGTACCACCGGCGCGCCCGTGATCTTCGACGCCACCCATTCGGTGCAGCAACCGGGCGGGAAGGGGACATCCTCGGGCGGCGAGCGCGAATTCGTCCCGGTGCTCGCACGCGCGGCCGTTGCGGTCGGGGTTGCCGGCGTCTTCGTCGAGACCCATCCCGATCCCGATAACGCACCCTCCGACGGACCCAACATGGTGCCGCTGCGCGAGTTCGAAGGGCTGATCCGCACGCTCATGGCGTTCGACGCGCTCGCAAAGAATCCGCGCTGA
- a CDS encoding NIPSNAP family protein translates to MIYEMRIYRCVPGRLPALLKRFETVTLKLWEKHGIKQAGFFTTLIGDSNQELTYFLAWESLAEREKKWGAFMTDPDWMKARAESEADGQIVGNIVSQILTPTAFSSVK, encoded by the coding sequence ATGATCTATGAAATGCGCATCTACCGCTGCGTGCCCGGCCGCCTGCCGGCGCTCTTGAAGCGGTTCGAGACGGTGACGCTGAAGCTGTGGGAAAAGCACGGCATCAAGCAGGCCGGCTTCTTCACCACCCTGATCGGTGACTCCAACCAGGAGCTGACCTATTTCCTGGCCTGGGAGTCGCTCGCCGAGCGCGAGAAGAAGTGGGGCGCCTTCATGACCGATCCGGATTGGATGAAAGCGCGCGCCGAGAGCGAGGCCGATGGCCAGATCGTCGGCAATATCGTCAGCCAGATCCTGACCCCGACTGCCTTCTCGTCGGTCAAGTAG
- a CDS encoding methyl-accepting chemotaxis protein, which produces MQKQRSVARILGTVVGSLGLVLVVISAYALKLAVTRYSDSNRIVSLAVASRDLTNTLVIFRLERGDTLSYLAAAAPAPDSVMTSLSGQRATVQKNHAQALESLASVEAPGLAEKLDKLRGIWAQLEELRPRAITALKQEKGARDANLQPSWARISDAYMDAIGDVTAHVDNAMTLIDPVVDRLLIAKQASWQARANAGQTILIQFSSILANKTWTAADGVQFADLRGRIQQSWVVVRDLSPNVASPELLQAIRNAEPEISGALSDERNAIATKLLAGEPAGVVGMEYRDRQLVGANNVVIVTQTALANMISRAEEGASRARFSLILFGLLAPASLTLTVGGLFLMRNRVTRPLTAITGVMTRFAAHDFASDVPGFGRNDEIGRMAAALQVFKDAMINAERLSGDQAAERADKEKRASEMSGLVRQFEGRIGQMVQALSSASGELETTARSMSGTAAEAQAQAGSASTLADQVGGGVQTVAAAAEELNASIREINRQVEQATRATEQAVVTVKETDSTMRALADGADRIGEVIGLITSIAGQTNLLALNATIEAARAGESGRGFAVVASEVKNLASQTAKATEEISAQITEIQGATQKAVSAIDGIVKTIEEVSSINRVIAAAIEEQNKATAEIANTVQHTAEATSTVTRNIATVSSAASETGRAASGVLKAAANLSSQSTSLTSEVDGFISKVRAVA; this is translated from the coding sequence ATGCAAAAGCAGCGTTCGGTCGCCCGTATCCTCGGCACGGTGGTTGGGTCTCTCGGTCTCGTCCTCGTCGTCATCTCCGCCTATGCGCTGAAGCTGGCGGTGACGCGCTACTCGGACAGCAACCGCATCGTCTCGCTCGCGGTCGCCAGCCGCGACCTGACCAACACGCTGGTGATCTTTCGCCTGGAGCGTGGTGATACGCTGAGCTATCTCGCAGCGGCCGCCCCCGCTCCCGACAGCGTCATGACCAGCCTCTCCGGGCAGCGCGCCACCGTGCAGAAGAATCACGCACAGGCCCTGGAGAGCCTCGCTTCCGTCGAAGCCCCCGGTCTTGCCGAGAAGCTCGACAAGCTCCGCGGCATCTGGGCGCAGCTTGAGGAACTGAGGCCGCGTGCCATCACGGCTCTGAAGCAGGAGAAGGGCGCGCGTGATGCGAACCTGCAGCCGAGCTGGGCCAGGATCAGCGATGCCTATATGGACGCCATCGGCGACGTCACCGCTCATGTCGACAACGCGATGACGCTGATCGACCCTGTGGTCGATCGCCTCCTGATCGCCAAGCAGGCCTCCTGGCAGGCCCGCGCCAATGCCGGTCAGACCATTCTGATCCAGTTCTCCTCGATCCTCGCCAACAAGACCTGGACCGCCGCCGACGGCGTCCAGTTCGCCGATCTGCGCGGCCGCATCCAGCAGTCCTGGGTCGTGGTGCGCGACCTCAGCCCGAATGTGGCCTCGCCCGAGCTGTTGCAGGCGATCCGCAACGCCGAGCCGGAAATCTCCGGCGCGCTCAGCGACGAGCGCAATGCGATTGCGACCAAGCTGCTTGCCGGCGAGCCTGCCGGCGTCGTCGGTATGGAGTACCGTGATCGCCAGCTGGTCGGCGCCAACAATGTCGTCATCGTCACGCAGACCGCGCTCGCCAACATGATCTCGCGGGCCGAGGAGGGCGCCTCGCGCGCCCGCTTCAGCCTGATCCTGTTCGGTCTGCTGGCGCCGGCCTCGCTCACACTGACGGTGGGCGGGCTGTTCCTGATGCGCAACCGCGTCACCCGTCCGCTGACCGCGATTACCGGCGTCATGACCCGCTTCGCCGCGCACGATTTTGCCAGCGACGTGCCGGGCTTCGGCCGCAACGACGAGATCGGCCGCATGGCCGCGGCATTGCAGGTGTTCAAGGACGCCATGATCAACGCCGAGCGCCTGTCCGGCGACCAGGCTGCCGAGCGCGCCGACAAGGAAAAGCGTGCGTCCGAAATGTCCGGCCTCGTGCGGCAGTTCGAAGGCCGGATCGGCCAGATGGTGCAGGCGCTGTCGAGCGCCTCGGGCGAGCTGGAGACGACGGCTCGCTCGATGTCCGGCACGGCCGCCGAAGCCCAGGCCCAGGCCGGTTCGGCCTCGACGCTTGCCGACCAGGTCGGCGGCGGCGTGCAGACCGTGGCGGCTGCGGCGGAGGAGCTCAACGCCTCGATCCGCGAGATCAACCGTCAGGTCGAGCAGGCAACGCGCGCCACCGAGCAGGCGGTCGTCACCGTCAAGGAGACCGACAGCACCATGCGTGCGCTCGCCGACGGCGCCGATCGTATCGGCGAGGTCATCGGTCTCATCACCTCGATCGCGGGACAGACCAATCTGCTGGCGCTGAACGCGACCATCGAAGCAGCTCGCGCCGGCGAGTCCGGCAGGGGCTTTGCGGTCGTGGCGAGCGAGGTGAAGAACCTGGCCTCGCAGACCGCGAAGGCCACCGAAGAGATCAGCGCCCAGATCACGGAGATCCAGGGGGCAACGCAGAAGGCGGTCTCGGCGATCGACGGCATCGTCAAGACCATCGAGGAAGTCTCGAGCATCAACCGCGTCATCGCCGCCGCCATCGAGGAGCAGAACAAGGCGACTGCCGAGATCGCAAACACCGTGCAGCACACGGCGGAGGCAACCTCGACCGTGACGCGCAACATCGCAACCGTGTCGTCGGCGGCGAGCGAGACCGGCCGCGCCGCGTCCGGCGTGCTCAAGGCTGCGGCCAATCTGTCGAGCCAGTCGACCTCGCTGACCTCGGAGGTCGACGGTTTCATCAGCAAGGTGAGGGCGGTGGCGTAA
- a CDS encoding CaiB/BaiF CoA-transferase family protein — protein MANPTDATSPESGLHQADYTPGARGPLTGLRVIDLSRLVAGNLLTQHLADFGADVIKVEPREGDTLRGWRTKGVETNWKIHSRNKRSICLEFRHDEAVPLIRKMIPGAAMLIESFRPGTLEQMGLSPEELLRLEPKLVIVRISGWGQTGPYHRRPGFGTLVEGFSGFAEMNGFPDREPVLPPMYLADALSGLTGAFAAMAALREVEINGGKGQVIDLPLLDPIVNSLGPQAANYRLTGVVKPRSGSRSSGSVPRNVYRTLDGGWVCLSASTQGMAMRVLRSIGRPELCEDPKFKTNEQRLVHVAELDQIIGDFIATRTVDDNVAFFEAAEVTIGPVNDTVRLMNDRHVQARGLLADYPDEDMGTFPMHAVPVRLSETPGSIRTPAPRLGQHSRTILAEAGLSPDDIDAALTSGVVKETST, from the coding sequence ATGGCAAATCCCACTGACGCCACCTCTCCCGAAAGCGGACTGCATCAGGCCGACTACACGCCCGGAGCCCGCGGCCCGCTGACCGGGCTCCGCGTCATCGACCTTTCGAGGCTGGTTGCGGGCAATCTGCTCACCCAGCATCTCGCCGACTTCGGCGCCGACGTCATCAAGGTCGAGCCGCGCGAAGGCGACACCCTGCGCGGCTGGCGCACCAAAGGCGTCGAGACGAACTGGAAGATCCATTCGCGCAACAAGCGCAGCATCTGCCTGGAATTCCGTCACGACGAAGCGGTGCCGCTGATCCGCAAGATGATTCCCGGCGCAGCGATGCTGATCGAGAGCTTCCGTCCCGGTACGCTCGAGCAGATGGGGCTTTCGCCGGAAGAGCTGCTGCGGCTCGAGCCGAAGCTCGTGATCGTGCGCATATCGGGGTGGGGGCAGACCGGCCCCTATCATCGCCGACCCGGCTTCGGAACGCTGGTGGAAGGCTTCTCCGGCTTTGCCGAGATGAACGGTTTTCCCGATCGCGAGCCGGTGTTGCCGCCAATGTATCTGGCCGACGCCCTCTCCGGTCTCACCGGAGCGTTCGCCGCGATGGCGGCGCTGCGGGAGGTCGAGATCAACGGCGGCAAGGGCCAGGTGATCGATCTGCCGCTGCTCGACCCGATTGTGAATTCGCTCGGGCCTCAGGCGGCAAACTATCGTCTGACCGGTGTCGTCAAACCGCGCAGCGGCAGCCGCTCGAGCGGCTCGGTCCCGCGCAACGTCTACCGTACCCTCGATGGCGGCTGGGTCTGCCTGTCCGCGTCCACGCAAGGCATGGCTATGCGGGTCTTGCGCTCGATCGGCCGCCCGGAGCTTTGCGAGGATCCCAAGTTCAAGACCAACGAGCAGCGGCTCGTCCATGTCGCCGAACTCGATCAGATCATCGGCGATTTCATCGCGACGCGGACAGTCGATGACAACGTGGCTTTCTTCGAGGCGGCCGAGGTCACGATCGGTCCGGTCAACGACACCGTCCGATTGATGAACGATCGCCACGTGCAGGCCCGCGGACTGCTGGCCGACTATCCCGACGAGGACATGGGAACGTTCCCGATGCACGCCGTCCCGGTGCGCCTCTCCGAGACGCCGGGAAGCATCCGGACGCCGGCCCCACGCCTCGGTCAGCACAGCCGCACGATCCTGGCCGAAGCAGGCCTCAGCCCTGACGACATTGATGCCGCCCTCACCTCGGGCGTTGTGAAGGAAACCAGCACATGA
- a CDS encoding class I SAM-dependent methyltransferase, which yields MPNDFLSFFLSWMSAPRRVGAIAPSGAALADLITREITASTGPVLELGPGTGAFTYKLLKRGVRQQDLTLIEYGSDFMKLLQMRFPNARVLWMDAGRLTTERLYDGAPVGAVVSGLPLLNMSTRKVVSIIGGAFSYVRPGGAFYQFTYGMSCPIPRPVLDRLGLRAKIVDRAMLNVPPAAVYKLTRRPQMKLIAGSLAPDASTPVAAEADC from the coding sequence ATGCCCAACGATTTCCTCTCGTTCTTCCTGTCCTGGATGTCAGCCCCGCGTCGCGTCGGCGCGATCGCGCCGTCAGGTGCGGCGCTGGCCGATCTCATCACCCGCGAGATTACCGCATCGACCGGCCCCGTTCTCGAGCTCGGCCCCGGCACCGGCGCGTTCACCTACAAGCTGCTCAAGCGCGGCGTTCGCCAGCAGGACCTCACGCTGATCGAATACGGCTCCGACTTCATGAAGCTGCTCCAGATGAGGTTTCCCAACGCGCGCGTGTTGTGGATGGATGCGGGGCGACTGACGACGGAGCGCCTCTATGACGGCGCGCCGGTCGGCGCGGTCGTGAGCGGCCTGCCGTTGCTCAACATGTCGACGCGCAAGGTCGTCTCGATCATCGGTGGCGCGTTCAGTTACGTCCGCCCCGGCGGCGCCTTCTACCAGTTCACCTATGGGATGAGCTGCCCGATTCCACGGCCGGTGCTCGACAGGCTTGGCCTGCGCGCGAAGATCGTCGACCGGGCGATGCTGAACGTGCCACCGGCGGCCGTCTACAAGCTGACGCGACGGCCGCAGATGAAGCTCATTGCGGGATCGCTCGCGCCCGACGCATCAACGCCGGTCGCGGCCGAAGCGGATTGCTAG
- a CDS encoding MFS transporter — MQHGEARPHDHGLPAALYVISGASFAAALSARALDPVLPHVAEDFGVSIATAAGFAAVFAFTFSIIQPIVGAAADLFGKTRLMIGCLALLGLANILGALSTSFSVLFATRVLAGIGSGGVFPVALSLTSDLVGPEKRQVAISRTLAGAMTGNLLGASASGLIGDFLGWRGVLAVLGVLVIAASIAVAAGFRGAKVKHPPKTSLSALKAGYRTIFTNPNAYVCYSAVFVEGCCVLGLFPYIASFLFELGQTSLSIAGLVIAGFAVGGLFYTLTVSRMLPRLGVKGMMIAGMTLVASQLVAVAFGPRWEVQALNLVVMGWGFYMAHGCLQVFASELSVEARATALSLHSFFFFMGQTVGPLAYGIGLQHAGKVPTLLVSAAIMVVLGLVCARLLKQRAPSDARA, encoded by the coding sequence ATGCAGCACGGCGAGGCGCGGCCGCACGATCACGGCTTGCCGGCCGCGCTCTACGTCATATCCGGCGCAAGTTTCGCAGCAGCACTCTCGGCGCGTGCGCTCGATCCGGTGCTGCCGCACGTCGCCGAGGATTTCGGCGTCAGCATCGCGACCGCCGCAGGCTTTGCCGCGGTGTTCGCCTTTACGTTTTCGATCATCCAGCCGATCGTCGGCGCCGCCGCCGATCTGTTCGGCAAGACGCGGCTGATGATCGGCTGCCTCGCGCTGCTCGGCCTTGCCAACATCCTGGGCGCGCTCTCGACCTCGTTCTCGGTCCTGTTTGCCACCCGCGTGCTTGCCGGCATCGGCTCCGGCGGCGTGTTTCCGGTGGCGCTGAGCCTGACCAGCGATCTGGTCGGGCCGGAGAAGCGCCAGGTCGCGATCAGCCGCACGCTCGCCGGCGCGATGACCGGCAATCTGCTCGGCGCCTCGGCCTCCGGCTTGATCGGTGATTTCCTCGGCTGGCGCGGCGTGCTGGCGGTGCTCGGCGTGCTCGTGATCGCTGCCTCGATCGCGGTCGCAGCCGGCTTTCGTGGCGCCAAGGTGAAGCATCCGCCGAAGACGAGCCTGTCGGCGCTGAAGGCGGGCTATCGCACCATCTTCACCAATCCCAACGCTTACGTGTGCTATTCGGCGGTGTTCGTCGAAGGCTGCTGCGTGCTCGGCCTGTTTCCCTACATCGCCTCGTTCCTGTTCGAGCTCGGCCAGACCTCGCTGTCGATCGCGGGCCTCGTCATCGCGGGCTTCGCGGTCGGCGGCCTGTTCTACACGCTGACGGTGTCGCGCATGCTGCCGCGGCTCGGCGTCAAAGGCATGATGATCGCGGGCATGACGTTGGTAGCCTCGCAGCTCGTTGCCGTCGCCTTCGGCCCGCGCTGGGAGGTGCAGGCGCTCAACCTCGTCGTGATGGGCTGGGGCTTCTACATGGCCCATGGCTGCTTGCAGGTGTTTGCCAGCGAGCTCTCGGTCGAGGCCCGCGCGACCGCGCTGTCGCTGCACTCGTTCTTTTTCTTCATGGGCCAGACGGTCGGACCGCTCGCCTATGGAATCGGGCTCCAGCACGCCGGCAAGGTGCCGACCCTGCTTGTGAGCGCCGCGATCATGGTGGTGCTCGGCCTCGTCTGTGCCCGGCTGCTCAAGCAGCGGGCTCCCTCGGACGCACGCGCCTGA